CACGAGCCAGATttggctccccagggcagtgtttTACTCCCCACAGCTCAGTGATACAGCTGGTACACCCTGGAAGAGATGGGCTTACATGTCCTGAGGGTAACTCAGAACGGCTAACACACACATACCTCCTTGAGTCgttggagaaggaaaaggattgTACACCAGCAGTGTGGCCTTTCAACTCAAAAGCCCTGGTCACCTCCCTGAAGTCTCCGTTCTTGCCAAAACACACCTCCCACACCTTCACATCGGGGGTAAAGCCACAGGATGCCACAAACCTGCATGAAGGAACAAGCAGAGACTCTCGAACAAGGAGTTGCCCCTTACACAGGACCTGAGCAAGGCAGGGCCGCAGCTCTGCAAACCTGTCCTGACTCCTGCACTCAAGTCTGGTCAGCTGAATTTCCACTTTTCCCTGAAACCTGGCTGGTAAAGGGAACACTAAGGAAGGGCACCAGAACAACTCAGGAATGAGAAACTCTCTGGTCAAAGTAAAGGAGCTAAATGCTTTTGATCCCCAAACTCCTCACACCAGGAGCAAGGCAAATCATCCTGTAGCTGCAAGTGATTTTCCCGATTAACAGATCTCCTAGAAATAAAACCTTTAATTTTATAATTAACCTTTAAGAGGTCACAGACAAGTTCAAAGTGCTGTTTTCTTTGCATAGGCCATTTGCTCTGTCCCACCTCTGCGACCTGAGGCCAAAGCTGTTCTCGGGTTACcagaacagcagcactgaggCAGGATGGCAACACATGAGTGCCTGAGCCCACCAAAATACCTTTTTAAACTGTGGAACCCTCAGAAAATTGCATTACAATAAAACTAACTGCCGATGGTCTGAACTGGTGCTATCTTGTGCAAAGGAGCAGCCTGGAATCCTGCCTGTCACTCACCTTCCACAGGGTGAAACTGTGGCATAGGCATTGTTCATCTGGTTTGTGTTAATGCTGGCCAGGACTTCTCCCTTTGGGCTCCAGATCAGGATGGTGGTGTCACTGGATGCTGTCATGATAAACTTccctggggaaaaaaggcaaagatcaGGAGAGCCCCCAGACCTAACACTGCCATAGTCTTATGGAAGCCCCAGGACAACTTCTCCCCGCAGCTGGAGAAAACCAACGGCAGCACCAAAATCCAAGGAGTGTCAGCCTCCTGGGACAGAGTAAAGAGCAGTATCAGAAGACTCAGTTCCTGGTTATGCCTCAGTACTCCCCTGGCTCCCGAGCAGACAGCAGGCACTGAGCCCACGTGTGCCCTATGCTCAGGACCCTGAGCCCCACATGCAGAACTCAGCACTGGGCTGTGCCATAAACAGGCACAAAGCACACTCCACCTGACCTGCATGCCCAAAATCAGCTCGAGAATAAGCACCTTTCAAGCTGTGGATTGCAGGCAGGCAACTGAATCCCAGTCACACCACCATGATCCATGGTTGCTGGTTGTGCCCATGCTGGACTCCTGCTTGTTTCCCACTTCCCCTTTGCCATCTCAGCCCAGGCAGGGAGTTGCCTGTTTACCTTCCAACTAAAGGCAAACCTTGTTGCAGGTTTAAGTTTTCACTTTCACAGCTCCAGTCTCAGTTAACATCTTCCCTGCTCTCCTATTACAGAGGTGAACTCGTATCCACCTGCTTCCAACTGCCCACTGGCACATACCTGACAAATTAATCCATCAAGCCCTCGCTGCTAACACATAATttccacccacccacccccacCTCTGTTCTAGATGATCCCAGAAGTTCAAGATAGACCATTTGAACTCACTAGAGAGATTTCTGACTGGTTAAAGAGAGACTGGCGGCCCAGAGAACAGCGATCCTCTCAATATTGAGACCAGACCTCTTTGCAACAGCATCCCTGAAAATGTAAATTAAGAAACTGTGCATATCGGGGAGCTGGTTACAGGGACATTATCGGTGTGAAAATGACACCTTTTGGTTCAGTCACTAGtaaattaagtaaaaaaaacctaAGAGACTACAGAGTTCAGTAGTGGTGCTGTACACAGCCTTGAGAATGCCAAGAACGCCAACACTTTGAATCCAGTAGCTTCACAAGGAAATCAAAGCTGATCTGGAGAGGTGagcagctcatttccatacCTGTCTCTGCAATCCCTATGTTAATGACAGGAGCCTTGTGCTTCTTTGGGAAGTCCCCAGAAGTTGCAGTGAAGGTGAAGCTGCCATCATCCTTCTTGGTCATCTTGTAGACACGAATAGTCTCAGCATTGGCCAGCCAGACAATGAAAGCCCTGTGGAGGGACAGGCTCTGAGCCTCAGCTCAGCCCAGGTCACTCAGGGGCACCTGGGAAGAGGGATACGCTGGCaggtaaaaatatttacaagggCAGCAAGTTCTCTCCCTGTGTTGGCTCGACTGCAATACTgaatgaaaaagaacagaatttATTACCCACACCAGGAAACGAGATCACTTCCTCTCTTTCTAAAAGAGGCCACTTCAAAAAGTCAAAACACACTTTTCCACCAAATTTCCCACCCAGCAAGAGCTCCCCCCGACCACCGGAGAGGCTCAGcagcacattccagctgcaaagtcaGCTGGCAGAGACCTCAATAGACACCTTCCATGGGTACAGCAAGCTCGGGACTAGGATATTTGCCCTGAAAACCATATTAACCCACCAGGagctggactagatgatctccagaagtcccttccaacttgaactactgtgattctgtgattaagtGCCAGCTGCTTTCAGGAAAGGCCACGGATCAGTGATACCGTGATGACCCAGTGAGAGATGCTGCCTGCACCCATGCCAGAGCAACACCACTGATCCCACCGCAGCTTGGCCGTGAGACTGGTGGCTCTGCAGGACATCCCGGTGCCGGTACAAGGTCCGGCCGTACCGTGAGTCGGGGCTGAGGCGGACGAGCTCGGCGTGGTCCAGCCCCACGTTGGCGCGCAGGCAGCGGTGCTCCCGCCCCGCCAGGTCCCGGGTGCTCCACAGCCGTACCGTGCGGTCCTCAGAGCATGACGCCAGGTACTTGCCGTTGCTGCTGAAGTCCAGGCAGGTGACCGGGCTGCTGTGGCCCTGCGGACAGAGAGTGGTCAGGGAGGACGAgggaggagggtggggagggggagaggggggtggGAGACGGAGAGAGCGGGGTGGGAGGGGGACGCGGTGGGACACCAGTACCGGGGTAGGAGGCGGACAGTGGCAccggggggagaaggggaacaCCGGCACAGGCGGGACACCAGTATCGAGAGGGACACCTGCACCGGCCCCGGCAGGACAACGGCACCGGAGGGGACACCGTCACCGGGGAGACACCAGCCCGGGCATCGAGGGGGACACCGGCCCCGGGCACACGCGGTACCTTTAGGGCAGCTACCAGCAGCCGGTGTGCGAAGCTGTGCTGCCGCTGCTTCTCCCTGCGAGCCCTCGCCGCCGGCTTCGCCTTCCGAGCCTCCTCCGGCCTGGCATGCCCGTTCGCCCTGGGCCCTGCGGGAGTGGAGGGGCCGGTGGGTCCGGTTcagctccgctccgctccgcgctGCCCGGCGCCCCACCGTCCGCACGGTACTCACCGTCCTGCGGGGCGACGGGGGTCTCCCGCGGAGCGGAGCGATGCAGCGTGGccgccagcagcaggacaaggacgaggaggatgaggacgaTAAGGGCGCCCGGCAGACCCGACCCAGCCAGCGCCGCCGCTGCCTCCATGTTCCCGCCGCCGCGTCAGCGACCGGCACCAGGAGGGGGGGAATTCTCGTGTGCGCATGAGCAGCCCCAGTGATCCACGTAGGGCGGCCCCTAGTGGTGGACTGTAACCCCTCCCCGCCTCGGCcgtccacctttccagccacgGACACCCCCCAGCTCCTGTTCTCACCCCCTGCCTCCCATAAAGCCCCCTCAACCCCCCAGACCCTCTTCTAACACACccactccagctccagctcccctcATCCCACCCCCAGCTTCTACGTTCCCCCCAGGCCCTGCCCGCATGCTCCCCAACCCCTCCAGTACCTGcttcccccagccccggccATCACCCCCCGCCAGCTCTTACCCTAACCCCGCCACCACCAGCCCCTGCCCGCACCTCCCTTCACCcatcaccccccccccccccagccccggaccaccccctccccccagcctCTCCCCTCACTTGCCCCCAACCCCGGTTTCCCTCATCCCCCCGAGCCCCTggccccctcccagtcccggCTCTCACCCCTTCCGGTCTCACCCCCCTCACGTCCTGGTCCCCCTCCGCCCTTCCCGGCCGTGCCCAGAGCGGCCCCGGGACTGAAGAACCACAAGGGGTCCGTGGGACAGCAAGTTCTTTATTGCAGGGGTacgggggggatggggggggacaGCCCTCGCGCAGCCCGGGCTCCCCACGCAGGTGCCCGTAGGACACCCCGGAGCAgtcaggaagaggaggaggaggaggcgccGGGGCGTCCCAGCGCCGCCACCGCTCGCGCCGCCTGTTCGGGGACACGGGCCGGGTCGCTGAGGATGGAGGTGGAGATGCTCAGCTGCCGCAGGGAGCTCAGGACGGctgcggggacaggggacagggctggaagGCGTGACCCATTCTGAGGAAGACggcgctgcccggccccgctccagcccccGGAACGGTGGGACTGTGCGCTCCCGTAGCCCCAGTAGACGCGGTGAAGGGAAACCCACCCAGAGGGGCTTTGGGGAGCGCTGAGCCTGCCCTGCCAGGACACGGGGTTAGGGTAGGGCACTGCCGGCTCAACTGGGGCGTGGGTGTGACAGGAGCACGGGAAAGCACTGAGCACGAGCCCCAGGACATTCCACAGATCAGCCCTGCCATCCATCAGGACACCCCTGTCCTTTTCCCCTGTGCCTTTCCCTCAGTCCATGCCAACCCAACATGCACGGAGTGCCACAGCCAGACACAGGGCCACCTACTTGGCCGAAGCgctgggagggagcagtgcTGGTCCAGCCAGGCGAGGGATGTTTGGGTGAGGCTCTCCATGCTGGCTGTGGACACCATGCCATTGAAAGACTCAAAGAGGGGCCGGATGATGATACTGAACTGGTGGGATCAGAGGAATTAAGGACCAGCTTTGCCATGACGATGGTCTTACTCCTCCCAGGTGTGGGCATCACCCTCCTATGGCAGCAGGACAGACTTTCTTGTCTGGACATGGAGCAGaactgctggggctgcaggacgGGCCATGGAACAGGCCTGCTGGGtgccttcccagcacagcaccacaccTGGCACTAGCCCCAACTGCTGGGATGATGGCATGAGTGTCACCTGGGTAGTCGGTGGAAGAGATGCAAAACCCCTGTcatggctggggctgccagAAAAGGTTGCCAAGACAGAAGACATCTCTTCCAGAGCAGGTCAGGGAACCAACTAGCAAAGTGctcaggggcagggcaggacacCAGTGTGTCCCATAATCTACCAGCCTGCAGGGACCAGCCTGGTGATTTTATGGAGGCAGTAATCCACACAGATATCTCCACCACAAGCATGTCCTGGAGCCCATGTTGGCTTTATGATACCCCATGTCTTGAGGAAGGAGCTCCCCAGCTCTGCGTCGGAAGTCACCTCTGCCAGACGTCCTGTGCCGGATGGGACCATGGGCAGCAGTGCCTTTCATCCCTCTGCCACATGGGATTTCACAGACCTCACAGGCTCTGCCAGTGAGTCCCAGTATGTCTAATCCCTGCTCACAGAGGAGCAGATCCAGCCCTTTACCCACGGGTTCCTTGGCCCTTGATCCTCTCCACCCCTGTGTTTCCAGGGTATGCCATGCAATCACCAAGACCAAGCCATCATGTCCCTAGCTTTGTGTCTGGACCTTTCCTAATCCATGGCTACTGCCTCTCAGAGCCAGTTCCCATGTCATCAGGGGCAATTCCCTCTGTAAGCTTAGCTccacttcccttctccctgaGGACCATTTATCCAACTGTTTTTGATCCTTTGTAGCAGAATATCCCTCCTAACCACAGCACCTCAGCGTGTTGCTACCATGTGACCTTGGCTGGGAAACATCTCCCTGGGGTCTCCAAAGCCCTTAAGTCCTCCGGAGCTTGAGGGACCCCAAAGACCCAGTAGTAGCAGCATATGAACCAGAGCACCTTGTGTCTGGTGGAGGGTCAGAGGGAGCAGCGGGCACAGGCCCCAAAGGATACGATCCAGAACTTCCAGTTCTGCAGTGTGGAGGAGCGAACGTACTCGTCGAACATTCTGCGCATGTGGTCAAAGCGCTGGCGCGTGATGGGCACCCCTGTGGCCggcagctgctcctggcacaggctgtgggGCACAACCAGTgttgtggggctgtgtttgggagGCTGAGAGCCACGGAGGCTCAGCAGGAGTTGCCAGCCAATGtccccctcccagcacaggtgTTGGGACCTGGCCCCACTCCAGGGGCATCAGCCCTCCTGCAGAGAGGGTTTGAGGAGGGACAGTCAGCTGGGAGGTGTTCCAGGGAGACCTCCTGTGTTCTGcttctgtcctggcactgcttctTGCCATGCCTGGCAACCCCAAAGCAGGCAGTGCTCCCCTATCTCCCTCCGCCATGGCCCCCTTACTTGATGGAGCCATTGAGCTCCTCGATCTGCTCCCGCAGATGCTGCGCCTcgtcctgcagagctgcccgctcctgctgcagcttgcagatgtactCGGCTGTCTTCTGCAGGGTGGTGGCCTTGCTGACCTGGAGGGCCATGGGGTGAGAGGGGAAGGGGGCCCAGACCACCCTGGCACAGCCGCACTGTGCGCCTGCTGTGTGCTCCAGCCTCCCACACCATAGGCTGGGGCATAGgggaggagctctgtgctgtgGGTCACAGCAGGGATGCAGTGTCTCCGGGTGATACGCCATGTCCCTGCATGCCCAGAGCTGGCCGTGGGTGCTCACCTTGATGCTGGGCTGAGCACTCAGTGTGCTCACCAGGCTGTGCAGCATGGTGAAGCCCAGCTTGATGTTGAAGCGTCTCTTCTGCTCAGCAGAGATGTGTGTGATGCGGCGGCTCTCCAGCTGCAGGTCAGCACCGTCAGGCACCTCCCAGCAGTGGGGACAGCCATGGGCCACCAGCCCCACTGGGGACAGGCTGGCCCAAAGCTTTCAGTGAGGGTGGATGGTGTCTTGGGGGCGAGGAGGAAAGGAGGGTGCATatggagctggcagctcctgccatACCTTGCTGGACTCGGGCCTCCCTGGATGGGACATGGGGTGGTGCAGGGAGATGCTAGTGCCCAGCCTTGCAGTGGGTCCCGGGGAAGCCTGGCTGGGCTTGGGCCAGTCACTGCCTGAAAAAGGGAAGGTGCTGCTATGAAGAGAGGGATAACAACAGCACTCATGACAAGGTGACACCAGGGTCCTGCACTGGGATGGGCAGAGAGGGGCATCCCACAGTGCTGCCCTCACCCCAGGACAAGCCACCCCACTCAGCTGATGGGGATGCTCCACTTCAGCCTCCAACCACACattatcccaaatcccactcaTTTTACAGCTGCTCAGAAATGGGAACATCTGGGATTTGACATTTTAAATTCCCATCATTTCTTGGGCTGCAAATcgcctggaaagagtcgtgagGGCAGCAAGGTTGTAGTGTTCAGCACCAAACTGAACTGGGAACAACACCAGAGCCTGGTTTCCAGCAGCCGTGCTGGTTTCTGCGGGTGAAAGCGGATGCTTCTTGCTCCAAAACCAGGCTTCGGGGTTTCAAAACCACAGTCTGacattttgctccatttttgtcttttcctgtttctgcttttgctgctggAGAAAGAGGCAGGTGAAGGGGCACAGAAGGAACCCTCCGTGCTCAGCTGCATAAATGGAAATAGCTGGGATTGAAATGAAAATTCCCACAATGTTTGGTCCAAGCTCTCTGCAGGAACCCCAGTGCCCTATGGAGCTCCTTGGGGTGCTCCAGACTCACCACAAGCTGAGGTGGGGGACAGCTGCTCTGTCTTGGGGACTCGCAGGGGGCCCGGCTGCGTGCCTACTGTGTGCAGCACCacttgggaagggctggagccaggagcCAGTCCTGGGCTCATCTGGGCCattctggagaggaaggtggcagggactttggggacagtgttctgctgctgggagaaggcagagggaaagggatttgggggatcagCACCCAGGTCGGCCATTGCGCAGGCACTGGCAGCCAAACCCCCAcgaggggatggggaagggggatGTGCAGCCCCATGCCACCAtctgcaggggcagccccagccccagggccccAGGAAAGGggtgctgcaagcaggatgtcGCTCACCTCTGCCTTGGTTCTTTTACAGGACAAAAAACTCAGGCAACTCCTGCCACCCCCAGCCACCCAGCCACGtgccccctccttccctccataTCTGTCCAGCCCACAGCAAAGTGTGACCCCCAGAGCCCATCTCCATCCCTTCCCCAGCAGCAAGGAGAAGGCAATTCCCAACCCAGGGGGGTGGTTGAGTGCTTACCGGGGAGACAGGGGCCGTAGGCATGAGTTCTGCATCCATCGGGCGAGGGGTATCCAGCGCCAGGTCCTGCTTGGCTGAGGGGGCAGGGAGCAGATGGGTGCTGCTGCATGGGGCTGTTGGGGCTGGGGTGGCCTTTCCTGCCCCAGGGGACAGCCGGCCCCTTACTGCACCAGAACTGCTGGATTGCCCCAGAGAACAGGGATGCACCTCTGGAGGGAGGAGGTGCCTGTTCTCTTCACAATAGGGATGTTCTCAGGAACCTTGTGCAGGCAGGgagccccagctcctcctcaAGCAAGCAGAGGGACATGACAGTGCCCATCACACACCCATGGGCAGCATATCAGGCAGGACACCAGTGACCCTCTAACCCATTGTGCCAACAGGGCCATAGAGACCAGACTGGGGACACAGGAACTTCCCATCTGTGCCAAGTCCTGGGGCTGGGCCTTATCTCCCTCTGAGGCCATTGAAGCCAGGGCGATCCCTCAGGCACGGCTTCACCCCTGGGTTTGGAACTACCCCATTATGGGGACCTCCATGTGCCCTGCCCAGtattccctgtgtcccagccccagggagaAACGGGGTCCCTGCTCTGATCCCCACAATAGCATGCCCCCCACCtcacccctgtgtccccccacagccccccagccctgttACCTGCAGTCAGCAGCTGGCTCGGGCAGGGGTTGGGCTCGGGCAGGTGAGACAGGGGGTGTCCTGGCAGCCTCCTTGCCTTGGTGCCACTGGGCTTCGCCTTGGGCCGcccacccccaccctggggCAGCCCCTTGTGGGGGGCAAACCTGGGGttgcccagcagagcagggggcaggagctgggaggcagcagggctggggtacCCCTGGGTTCCCATGCCtgtggcacagcccagccctgggatgTAGGGGGTGAAGCAAGGGCTTGAGAGACGGGAGGCAGGGTGGGTGACAAGCGAGGGGTCAGGTGAACTGGCGTAGGGGAACTTAGAGCGGGGGGCGGAGGCAGGGGAGAAGGGGGGTTCTGGGCTCAGCAGTGGCGCCCGGGGGCATTGGATTGGGGGGACATAGTGGGGTGCTGGTGGCTCCAGGCTGAGGCACTTGCCAGGGAGGTCGTACTGCAGTGTGGGCTTGTGTCGGACCTG
This region of Aphelocoma coerulescens isolate FSJ_1873_10779 chromosome 19, UR_Acoe_1.0, whole genome shotgun sequence genomic DNA includes:
- the TBL2 gene encoding transducin beta-like protein 2 isoform X1, which codes for MEAAAALAGSGLPGALIVLILLVLVLLLAATLHRSAPRETPVAPQDGPRANGHARPEEARKAKPAARARREKQRQHSFAHRLLVAALKGHSSPVTCLDFSSNGKYLASCSEDRTVRLWSTRDLAGREHRCLRANVGLDHAELVRLSPDSRIAVEPTQGENLLPLAFIVWLANAETIRVYKMTKKDDGSFTFTATSGDFPKKHKAPVINIGIAETGKFIMTASSDTTILIWSPKGEVLASINTNQMNNAYATVSPCGRFVASCGFTPDVKVWEVCFGKNGDFREVTRAFELKGHTAGVQSFSFSNDSRRMATVSKDGTWKFWDTDVEYKKQQDPYLLLTGQCAVLEPCRVALSPDSRTVAVAGGTDIVVYNTRRGEEEERFLGVHSHRIADLAFDTTGRYLVSCGDRAICVFHNTAGHRAVVEEMEAMLKKTGNKATRERLEQQISSARKALAAIYGKKH
- the TBL2 gene encoding transducin beta-like protein 2 isoform X2, with the translated sequence MEAAAALAGSGLPGALIVLILLVLVLLLAATLHRSAPRETPVAPQDGPRANGHARPEEARKAKPAARARREKQRQHSFAHRLLVAALKGHSSPVTCLDFSSNGKYLASCSEDRTVRLWSTRDLAGREHRCLRANVGLDHAELVRLSPDSRAFIVWLANAETIRVYKMTKKDDGSFTFTATSGDFPKKHKAPVINIGIAETGKFIMTASSDTTILIWSPKGEVLASINTNQMNNAYATVSPCGRFVASCGFTPDVKVWEVCFGKNGDFREVTRAFELKGHTAGVQSFSFSNDSRRMATVSKDGTWKFWDTDVEYKKQQDPYLLLTGQCAVLEPCRVALSPDSRTVAVAGGTDIVVYNTRRGEEEERFLGVHSHRIADLAFDTTGRYLVSCGDRAICVFHNTAGHRAVVEEMEAMLKKTGNKATRERLEQQISSARKALAAIYGKKH
- the MLXIPL gene encoding LOW QUALITY PROTEIN: carbohydrate-responsive element-binding protein (The sequence of the model RefSeq protein was modified relative to this genomic sequence to represent the inferred CDS: deleted 1 base in 1 codon), with protein sequence MAGAQVGLPGPFLEPPVGPCPVSDSDSDSEDAAVGGTGPSAGAQNSSQVIHSGHFMVSSPHSDSLPRRRHHRAEPEPADPRSIDPTLTRLFECMSLEYSGKLVSPKWKNFKGLRLLCWDKIRLNNVIWRAWYIQYVERRKNPVCGFITPLEGMEADEHRKPEAVVLEGNYWKRRIEVVMREYHKWRIYYKKRLRKSTREGEISSPKQDEDVWRPTEKWCNQLFCNVVPMLLGDEEEERGSRQHFDLDTFLSDISDTLFTMTQMPSTHQALPEDAYVGNADMIQPDLAPLQPSLDDMDISEMFTSHRPPPSQTQPGYQDPSCFLPTAEPLFSSGASLMGAQGLPVSPEAQLLPGTLLQVSGIPACSPQLTVSQSPALTLPCLLQPSGASQLSLHSAFLGSEQPLAPLPPEPPDVAPSSLSPQVRHKPTLQYDLPGKCLSLEPPAPHYVPPIQCPRAPLLSPEPPFSPASAPRSKFPYASSPDPSLVTHPASRLSSPCFTPYIPGLGCATGMGTQGYPSPAASQLLPPALLGNPRFAPHKGLPQGGGGRPKAKPSGTKARRLPGHPLSHLPEPNPCPSQLLTAAKQDLALDTPRPMDAELMPTAPVSPQNTVPKVPATFLSRMAQMSPGLAPGSSPSQVVLHTVGTQPGPLRVPKTEQLSPTSACGSDWPKPSQASPGPTARLGTSISLHHPMSHPGRPESSKLESRRITHISAEQKRRFNIKLGFTMLHSLVSTLSAQPSIKVSKATTLQKTAEYICKLQQERAALQDEAQHLREQIEELNGSINLCQEQLPATGVPITRQRFDHMRRMFDEYVRSSTLQNWKFWIFSIIIRPLFESFNGMVSTASMESLTQTSLAWLDQHCSLPALRPTVLSSLRQLSISTSILSDPARVPEQAARAVAALGRPGASSSSSS